In the genome of Staphylococcus durrellii, one region contains:
- the fmt gene encoding methionyl-tRNA formyltransferase, whose amino-acid sequence MSNVIFMGTPDFSTKILEMLLAEHNVIAVVTQPDRPVGRKKKMTPPPVKEIAIKHGLPIYQPEKLTQSEELGQLIALDADLIVTAAFGQLLPEKLLKSPRLGAINVHASLLPKYRGGAPIHQAIIDGESQTGITIMYMAEKLDAGDIIAQRAIDIEQQDDVGTMHDKLSFLGADLLKEILPQIINGTNSRQAQDDSQATFASNISREDEKINWHQSAQAIYNHIRGLSPWPVSYTIMDGANMKIYAAHIVNNKGGQPGEIIETTKKAIIVGTESQDAIALTDIQISGKKRMLAANYLSGVQTSLVGKELT is encoded by the coding sequence ATGAGTAATGTAATTTTTATGGGAACACCTGACTTTTCAACAAAAATATTAGAAATGCTTTTAGCAGAACATAATGTTATAGCGGTTGTGACTCAACCAGATAGACCAGTAGGTAGAAAGAAAAAAATGACGCCACCGCCTGTTAAAGAAATTGCCATAAAACACGGCTTACCTATTTATCAACCAGAAAAATTGACTCAGTCTGAAGAATTGGGACAACTTATAGCATTAGATGCCGATTTAATAGTGACAGCTGCGTTTGGGCAACTATTACCAGAAAAACTTTTAAAATCACCTAGGCTAGGTGCAATAAACGTGCATGCTTCTTTATTACCCAAATATAGGGGGGGCGCACCTATACATCAAGCCATTATAGATGGCGAATCACAAACGGGCATTACGATTATGTATATGGCTGAAAAATTAGACGCGGGAGATATCATAGCTCAGCGTGCAATTGATATTGAACAACAAGATGATGTGGGGACGATGCATGATAAATTAAGCTTCTTAGGTGCTGATTTATTAAAAGAAATATTGCCACAAATTATAAATGGTACAAATAGTAGGCAAGCGCAAGATGATAGCCAAGCAACATTTGCTTCTAATATTAGTAGAGAAGATGAAAAAATTAATTGGCATCAATCTGCTCAAGCTATATATAATCACATTAGAGGTTTATCACCATGGCCTGTCTCCTATACAATAATGGATGGCGCAAATATGAAAATATACGCTGCACATATTGTAAATAATAAAGGTGGGCAACCAGGTGAAATTATAGAAACTACTAAAAAGGCCATTATAGTAGGTACAGAATCACAAGATGCGATTGCTTTAACAGATATTCAAATTTCAGGAAAAAAACGTATGCTTGCGGCAAATTATTTAAGCGGTGTTCAAACATCGTTAGTTGGGAAGGAATTAACATGA